The DNA segment GCTCCGCTGTCAGCAGGTCGAGGAGGAACGCCTGCTCCGCGTCGGCTGGGGGCGGTTCGACGGCGAGGCGGGCGGCGATCGCCTCGGTGAGCCGGCGGGCGAGGCTCGTGCGCTGTTCCGGGGCGACGGTCTCCCAGCGCTCGAGGAGTTTCTCGACGGCATCGACATCGCGCCGGGGAAGGCGGGCCAGCGCGACCGACGAGAAGCGGTACCGCGCGTCGCCGGCTGGGCGTTGCGCCAGAACCGCACGGAGGTCGCTGAATTTCGGACGCTGCTCCGAGACCACCACCGTTCCGGCCACCATGTCGCCGAGACGTTGCGAGCGCTTGGACAGCAGCGGCACGACCCACGTCAGCGGGATCGAATCGATCAGCCGGAAGATGTTGCGGACGACGATCCCGCCGGCGTCGAGACCGAAGCCGTCAGCCTTCACGACCTGGAGGCCGCACCAGCGCTTGCCGGGCGTCTGGCCGCGCATCAGCAGCTCGAACAACGTGTAGTAGAGGAGGTTTCCCAAGCCGAAGATCACGAACATCAGGCCGACGAAATACGCGATCGACCGGTCCGCGTCTTCGCGGAATTCGCGGAACGCCGCCAGCGAGGAGACCGTCACCAGGGCGACGATCAGCAGCCCCAGTTCGACGAGCAGGGCGAGCGTCTGGTCGATGACCCAGGCGATGAACCGGGTCCCCAGTCCGGCAGGCTGGTAGCGGACCTGGATGTTCTCCGGCGTGTCGAATGCGACGGCATCGGTCATGCTGGGCGGGCCGCCTTGCGGCGGGAACGGGGCCGGGGGACGATGATCTACCGTGGGGCCGGGCGTGCACCGAGAATCGTATTGAAGTCGGCCGGATCGCGACCGGGCACCGCACGGCCCGCCCGCCCCCGGGAGCGGCAGTATGCAGGCATTCGTCGCCCGCCACAAAACCGAATGGGACGAGCTCGAGGCACTGGTACGCGTCGCCCGCCGGTCGCCGGCCCGGCTCTCGGCGGCCGACCGCCGCCGTCTCGACGCGCTGTACCGCCGCACGGCGGCGTGCATGGCGCGGATCGACAGCCGCGGCGACGACCCGGCGCTCACCGCCTATCTTCACGGCCTCGTCGCCGCCGCGCACAGCGTCATCTACCGGCCGCGGCGCCGCTCCCTGTGGGCGGGGGCGGGCACGTTCCTCGCCGACGGTTTCGCGCGCTGCGTCGCCCGCCACTGGCGGTTCCACGTGCTCTCGGCGCTGCTGTTCCTCGCCGGCCTCGGGATCGGTTTCGGGGCGTCGCGGTCCGACCCGGTCGTCGCCCACGCGCTGTGGGCCGACGGCGACCCGCGCCAGCCCGGCGCGACCGACGAGCAGCTCGCGGCCGTGCTGCGCCACGGGCGCGACGACGGCGCCGAGGAGAAGTTCGGCTTCGCCTCGATGCTCTTCCAACACAACCTCAAGGTCGGCCTGTTGGCGATGGTCGGAGGGGCGCTGGCCGGGATTCCGCCGGTGTTCCTCATGCTCTTCAACGGGCTCCACCTCGGGTCGTTCGTCGCGATCCACGACCGCCCCGGCCTCCGCGCCGAGACCTGGGCCTGGTTGCTGCCCCACGGGATCACGGAGATCCTCGCGGTGATCCTCTGCGGAGGTGTCGGCCTTCTGATCGGCGCGGCCTTCGTAAACCCCGGGCGGGTTTCACGCTGGACGGCACTGGCCCGGGCAGGGCGCGAGGCAGCGGCGACCTGCATCGGAATCGCCCTCCTGCTCGTGGCGGCAGCGGTGCTCGAGAGCTACCTCCGCCAGAGCCATCTGACGACGAACCAGCGCCTCGCGTTCGCCGCGGCCAGCGCTCTGTTTTGGGCGGTCTTTTTCGGCCGTGGCGCGCTGCTCGAGCGGTCGGCCGACGCGGCGCGTCGCGCCGGGGTCGCCGACTGACCGGCGGCCGGGGCGGCGCAGACGGGGCGCCTCAGAGGAGGTTCCGCCCGCGCAGCTCCACGAATCGGTTGATCAGCGGCACGGTCAACTGCCCCGGCTCGACGTCGAGGACATGGATCCCGTCGCGCTCCAGCGCCGCCAAGGCCCGCCCACGGTCGCGGAGCAAGCCGAACGCCACCGCCTGCCGGGCCCCGGCGGCGAGATCCTCGGCAGGGGTTCGGGTCACGCGGCGCAGCAGCGGCGTGCGCACGGCCGCCAGGAGCAGCAGATGACGCCGTGCCAGCCGGGCGAGTGCCGCCACCTGCGTCCGCGACGCCTCGAGATCACCGACGTCGGTGAGGACGACGACCAGGCAGCGCTTGGTGACGCGGCGCTGGAGCTCGGTGAACAGCGTCTGGAAGTCGGTCTCACGGTAATCGCATGCCAGCAACGCCGCAGTCTCGACGAGGCGCGACAGCGCCCGCGGGCCGGCGACCGGGGGCAGGTAGCCGCGGATCCGGTCGTCGAACGACACCAAACCGCAGCGGTCGCCGCCCTGGAGGACGACGCGCGCCAGGTTGAGCGCCGAGTCGACCGTGCCGTCGAGCTTTGTGCCGGTGCCGGTCGCCGCGCCCATCAACCGGCCCCGGTCGAGGGCGATGATCACGTCGCGGTGCTTCTCGATCTGGAAGCGGCGCACGACCGGAGCCCCATGGCGGGCCGTCGCCCGCCAGTCGATCCGGCGCGGATCGTCGCCGTCGCGGAACGGGAGGAGCGAGACGAACTCCGTTCCCGCACCCATCTCGCGCGAACGGAGCGTGCGGTCGAGGAGGAGGACGGCGGCACCGGTTTCCTTGATCAACTCGTCGCGCGAGGCGAACGTTTCGGGGAGCACCTCGATCGTCCCCGGGCACTCGACGACGCGCTGCGCCTCGAGCAAGCCGAGCGGGCCGGCGAGGCGGACCCACACCGGTCCGAAGGGATGGCGGCCACGGCGCGGAATCCGGCAGGCCACCGCGCGTTCGGCGCCGGACCCCGCCGTGGGGGCGAGCGCCGCTTCGTGCCACTCGGGCAGGCAGTCGGCGGGGTGGACGTCGCGGATCACGAGAGGCGGCAGGGGACCGTCACCGGAGACGACGACGGTGCTGGTGAACTCCAGGCCACGCCCGACCACGGCCGGAAGACGGCGCCGTGCACGAACGCCGGCCACGGCCCGCGCCGCGGCCCGGCCGTCGCGGATCGCCAGCAGCGCCAGGCCAACGGCGGCGGCGGCGACGAGCCACCCCCAGCCCGGCACGAAGAACCCGGGTACGGAGGCGACGATCGCCAGCGCCGCAGCGGCGACCAGCCGACGGCCGGGACGCAGCGTCACGGCGGGGGACGGGGGTTGGGCGGCACTCACGGGTTCCCTCAGCGCGGGATGTCGACGGTGGCGAGGATGTCGCGGAGGACCTCGTCGACCGAGGTGCCCTCGAGCTCCACCGTGGGCGCCAGCACGACGCGGTGACGCAGCGCCGGGACGAACACCGCCTGGATGTCGTCAGGGATCACGTAGTCGCGGTCGCGGAACCGGGCCAGGCTCTTGGCCCCGGTGAGCAGCATCAGGCCGCCGCGCGGGCTGGCACCGACCTCGAGGTCGTCATGGTCGCGCGTCGCCTGGACGAGCTGCTGGACGTAGGCCAGCACCTCGTCGCGGACGAACGTCTCGCGGATCGTCTGCCGGGCCGCGAGGATGTCGGCGGCGCCGGTCACGGCCTCGATGCGGGCCCGCTCGGGGGCGGCCAGTCCCGCCGAGGCATGGTGCTCCTTGAGGACCTGCAATTCGGCCTGGGGCGCGGGGTAGCCGACGACGACCTTGAACATGAAACGGTCGAGCTGGGCGAGGGGAAGGGGATAGGTGCCCTCCTGCTCGATCGGATTCTGGGTCGCGAACGTGAGGAACGGCTCGGGGAGCGGGTGGCGCGTGCCGTCGTAGGTGACCTGCAATTCCTGCATCGCTTCGAGGAGCGCCGCCTGGGTGCGCGCCGAGGCGCGGTTGATCTCGTCGGCCAACAGCAGGTTGGTGAAGATCGGTCCGCGGCGGAACTCGAACACGCGCGTGTCGTCGCGGTAGATGCTCGAGCCGGTCACGTCGCTGGGGAGCAGATCGGGGGTCATTTGGATGCGGCGGTGGTCGAGGTCGAGCGCCGCGGCGATCGAGCGCACCAGCAGCGTCTTGGCGACACCCGGTGGACCCTCAAGGAGCACGTGGCCGCAGCTGAACAGTGCCGCCAGTGACAGGTCGATCACCTCGTCTTGGCCGTAGACGACTTTGGCGAGCTCGGCGCGGATCCGCGCGAGCGACTGGGTCAGAGACACTGCGTCAATCTCCTCAGGGTTTCGAGCGTCCGCGCCGTCGTCCAGCGGCTTTCGGCAAGGAAGCGGTCGACGTCGCGGAGGGTGCCGACCGCGGCATGAGCGTGGACAGGATCGCGGCGCGCGAGGGCGGCTTCGAGGCGGTCGAGGTCAGCCTCTTCCGGCGGCAGCCCCGCACGGAGGGCGAGCTCGCGGGCAATCCCGGCGCGGACGTCGATGACGATCGCGCGCGGGTCGCCCCCGCCCTGCGACAGCAGGTTTCCCATCGCGTCGAGGTATTCGCCGATGCCGCGTCGATCGACGGGCCGGTCGGCGATCGGCGGGCCGAGACGCGTGCCCTGCCGCCACACGACCAGCAGCACCGTCGCCAGAAGTGCCGCCGCGACGGGGCCGAACCCGGGGCGCGTCACCAACCACATCGGCTGGCCGCGGGGGCCGAGGCCATGGTGAAACTCGTCGAACACGACCGGCTGGGAGCCGGGGGCCAGCAGGCGCACCGCGGCGATGGCGTTGTCGGCTTGGCCGAGGAACCGGTTCGCGAACAGCGCCGGGTCGGCGACCACGACGATCGAGCCCGCCCCGCGGGAAAAGGCGGCGGCGATCACGCGCGGTGCAGGTGAGGCCGGCTCCTCGCCGGAAAGCTCCTCCGCGGAACCGTCGGGGATTTCGAGCGTCGCCACCGCTCGGTGGTCGCCGTACTCGAGCCCGAGCCGGCGGCCGACGGGAAGGGCGATCCGGCGGATGTCGGGCCCAGCGCCAGCCCAGGCGCCGGTGCAGGCGACGTCGTCGAGCCAGGCTTCGAGGCGCGTGCCGCCGCCGAGCATGCCCTCGAGTACGCGCCGTCCCCGGCCGGCGAGCGATTCGTCCGGTCCCTGCCGATCGCGGCCTGCCGCCGGACCGGCGTCGACCACCACGAGACCTTCGAGGCCGAGGGCCGTCGCCACGTCCACCGGTTTGACCTGGTCGCGGCCCCGTCGCGCCTGGTCACCGGGCTCCGGCGCGGTCGGAGGGGCGGGGGCGACGACGATCCGACCCCCTGCCTCGATCCAGGGCATGAGTCCGGCCAGGTACCGCGAATTGAATCCGACGATCGACGGCGACGGGGCGAGCAGGACGAGCGTCGCCGGGGGCAGGTCGGGCAGCGGCGGGGCGGTGCGCCGGTCCACCGGGATGCCGAGCGCCGCCAGCGTGTCGAAGATCCCACGCTGGCCGAGCGCCTCGACGCCAAACGAGTCGCGGCCGACGCCACCGGAATCGGGGGGCGCCAGCGTCGACAGGATCGCTGTCGCCAGCGCGATCGCGAACAGCGCCAGTGCCGCGATGATCGCGCTACGGGGAGAGGGCATCGGCCGTCGCCTCCGTGCGGATTTCGGCAGAGAGCGGTGTCACGCTGCCCTGGCGCCCGCGACCGTCGGCGAACCCGACCCTCGCTCCGGAAGCGAGCAGGTCGACGATCCTCCGGTGGTGCTGGCGGCAGGATTCGAGGTCGGTCGGCGTGCACGGGCGGTCGCCGTACCAGGCCCGCTCGAGCGTGTCGACGAATCCCGAGAGCGGGGCGTGGAGAGGGCTACGGGCGGTGCGTGCGAGCACTTCGCGGTCGGTGAGCCCGCGCGGCAGGGGCTTGGAGGCGATCTCGATGCGCCGCAGCGCCGCGAGGAACAGCCTCCGAACGGCCGTCACGAGGTCGCCGGCCCGGGCGGCGTCGTCGGCCGCTGCCTCGAGGTCCTCGGGCCGCACCGGTTCCGCCCGTGCCCGGCCCATGGGCAGAGGTGCGCGCCGGCTGCCGAACAGAGCCAGGATCGAGACCACGATCTGCCACACGATGAATGCCAGGATCGCGACGAGGACCGCCGCCACCGCCAGACGGAGGACGATCGGCAGTCCCTGGAGGAACCGGAAGGCATCGACGATCGCGGCCAGCACGCGGAGCAACAGCTCCATGAGCAGCGATCGCTCCGGGTCGCCCCCTCCGCGGTCAAGCCGGAAGCCCGGGCCGGCGAGGACCTCCGCCGCGGCGCGGCGGATCGTGTCGGCGTCGGCGGTCGGACCGGGGCTGGGCACGACTGGCACGTTCGTTTCCCCCGAGCGTCGCGCACGCTCCCCACGCTGGGATCATCGGGCGCCGCTGTCGCGGGTGGATGGTAACTCAGCGGGGATCGACGCCCTGTCGTCCCCGAAGCGGACGGCGGGGCTCTCGGCGCCGAGTGATGCGGCCACGTGCTCGAGGTCGAAATTCTCCTCCTTGCAGCGGCAGGAGAAGTAGAGGACCACGAGGGCCGTCAGCGAAACCAGCGTGAGGATCGACTGCAGGACCACGGTCGCGCCGGTGATCAGGTACGGGTTTCCCAGCAGACCCGCTCCGCCACCGACCACGAACCCGAGGATTCCGAGCACGAGGAGGACGAGAAACGCCGTGTTCATCGAACCTTTCATCAGCGCCCGGCTCCGCTTCATCGCCTGCCATCCGGAGATGTTCTCGACGACGGTCACTTGCTGGGAAAGCAGGTACCAGAAACTGAAGTAGATCCCGGGGATGATCAGCAACAGGAAGCCGATGCTGATCGTGGCACCGACGAGGAAAGTCGTCCACACCACCGGGCCGAAGCGCCGCCAGCCGCGCGCCAGCGCGGCGCCCGGGGTGATCGCGTGGCCGAGGTACTTCTGCGCGACGAAGTGCATCAGCGCGGCGTTGATCCACGAGCCGATGACCAAGGCGCCAATCACTTGCGCGCCGGTGAAGGCAAGGGTCGTGGGCAGGGCTGCGGCGACCGCCGCGGCGCGTTCCTCGGGGCTCGCATCGGGGCTGACGGCAGGCGTGACGAAGACATTGA comes from the Planctomycetota bacterium genome and includes:
- a CDS encoding RDD family protein, producing the protein MHAAVRRYSASRRRRSAAESRAGDRRATRTSASSSSHSVLWRATNACILPLPGAGGPCGARSRSGRLQYDSRCTPGPTVDHRPPAPFPPQGGPPSMTDAVAFDTPENIQVRYQPAGLGTRFIAWVIDQTLALLVELGLLIVALVTVSSLAAFREFREDADRSIAYFVGLMFVIFGLGNLLYYTLFELLMRGQTPGKRWCGLQVVKADGFGLDAGGIVVRNIFRLIDSIPLTWVVPLLSKRSQRLGDMVAGTVVVSEQRPKFSDLRAVLAQRPAGDARYRFSSVALARLPRRDVDAVEKLLERWETVAPEQRTSLARRLTEAIAARLAVEPPPADAEQAFLLDLLTAELRRRERGLG
- a CDS encoding stage II sporulation protein M, with the protein product MQAFVARHKTEWDELEALVRVARRSPARLSAADRRRLDALYRRTAACMARIDSRGDDPALTAYLHGLVAAAHSVIYRPRRRSLWAGAGTFLADGFARCVARHWRFHVLSALLFLAGLGIGFGASRSDPVVAHALWADGDPRQPGATDEQLAAVLRHGRDDGAEEKFGFASMLFQHNLKVGLLAMVGGALAGIPPVFLMLFNGLHLGSFVAIHDRPGLRAETWAWLLPHGITEILAVILCGGVGLLIGAAFVNPGRVSRWTALARAGREAAATCIGIALLLVAAAVLESYLRQSHLTTNQRLAFAAASALFWAVFFGRGALLERSADAARRAGVAD
- a CDS encoding DUF58 domain-containing protein, translating into MSAAQPPSPAVTLRPGRRLVAAAALAIVASVPGFFVPGWGWLVAAAAVGLALLAIRDGRAAARAVAGVRARRRLPAVVGRGLEFTSTVVVSGDGPLPPLVIRDVHPADCLPEWHEAALAPTAGSGAERAVACRIPRRGRHPFGPVWVRLAGPLGLLEAQRVVECPGTIEVLPETFASRDELIKETGAAVLLLDRTLRSREMGAGTEFVSLLPFRDGDDPRRIDWRATARHGAPVVRRFQIEKHRDVIIALDRGRLMGAATGTGTKLDGTVDSALNLARVVLQGGDRCGLVSFDDRIRGYLPPVAGPRALSRLVETAALLACDYRETDFQTLFTELQRRVTKRCLVVVLTDVGDLEASRTQVAALARLARRHLLLLAAVRTPLLRRVTRTPAEDLAAGARQAVAFGLLRDRGRALAALERDGIHVLDVEPGQLTVPLINRFVELRGRNLL
- a CDS encoding MoxR family ATPase, which codes for MDDGADARNPEEIDAVSLTQSLARIRAELAKVVYGQDEVIDLSLAALFSCGHVLLEGPPGVAKTLLVRSIAAALDLDHRRIQMTPDLLPSDVTGSSIYRDDTRVFEFRRGPIFTNLLLADEINRASARTQAALLEAMQELQVTYDGTRHPLPEPFLTFATQNPIEQEGTYPLPLAQLDRFMFKVVVGYPAPQAELQVLKEHHASAGLAAPERARIEAVTGAADILAARQTIRETFVRDEVLAYVQQLVQATRDHDDLEVGASPRGGLMLLTGAKSLARFRDRDYVIPDDIQAVFVPALRHRVVLAPTVELEGTSVDEVLRDILATVDIPR
- a CDS encoding DUF4129 domain-containing protein codes for the protein MPVVPSPGPTADADTIRRAAAEVLAGPGFRLDRGGGDPERSLLMELLLRVLAAIVDAFRFLQGLPIVLRLAVAAVLVAILAFIVWQIVVSILALFGSRRAPLPMGRARAEPVRPEDLEAAADDAARAGDLVTAVRRLFLAALRRIEIASKPLPRGLTDREVLARTARSPLHAPLSGFVDTLERAWYGDRPCTPTDLESCRQHHRRIVDLLASGARVGFADGRGRQGSVTPLSAEIRTEATADALSP